The stretch of DNA CCGCTaagaaaaatggtaaatttctagatcctttttattataattatttcattttcccatttttctctgttttgccatttttttaaatgtttttgtttgaatctaattaaatgcttaatttggaGTACGAAAGTTCACCTTTTTTTAGGAATTATTTTACTATGGATGCCATTCAGTTTCATAACATGAATAAAGAATTTGTTTCAGCTTAATATTTCTAAAGGAAAAAAGATTATTTTTTGGGGGGAGAAGTTGTTATGGTGTTGTGGACTTTCTTTTTAGTTCCAAGTATAAGCCGAACTATGTTACctgagttatttttattttagtattctGTGTCCAACACATATTTTGACAAATATATGGAATAATTAAGCTTATCTGTGTCGAAACATACCCGTTTTAGATACTCACCTTCGCGTCCAGTTACAATTTGTTTTGAATAAATCTGATGCTGATAGACTCCTCTGAGTTCAGGCAAAAGTCCCTTTTGTTTATGGTGTAGTTTAAAGTATGTCTGTTGATAAACTCATGGAGATGTTGGGATTTGGCAGTTGATGTGATTTCCATGGTAGAGAAAGAGCCAAGGGAAGCTTCAGCCTTAGCTTATGTTTTTAAGTCCTTGAGAGATATTTAATCTTCTTATCAATTTATTGATTTCATTGTATGAAACTTTAGTTTCTTGTTTATTCTATGACTCTAGATTTCTTTCTAATGTTGCTCGAATTGAATATGAGAATGTGTCTGCCATAGGTATGTGTGCGTATCTATATTGAAGTTTTTCATGTATTTTGGGGGTCATATCTCCATATCTAAATACACATTGGACACAGATACTTCACAAAAAATGAAAGAGTTGAGGAAACTTTTAGTTTATGGCATTTGGTCAGTTTAGGGTAGCTGTGTGTTAGCCTTCAAAGAATTAGTAAAAAGATGAATCTTGAATGAATTAATAGCTTGTTCGCATTCAAAACCTATGTAACGTGGTCTCAAGGGGTGAGTATCAAATACAGGTATGTGTTTGACACGGATACTTCAGAGAGAATGAAGAGTCTGGAAAACATAGCTTAAAACTTATTATAATTTGATGCAACATTAAAGAACTGCTTATGCTCACTAGTTGAACTCAAATTGTCTTTATTATGTGTCTGATACGGATACTTTAAGGAATGAAAAATCCAGAAAGCATAGTGGAAACCTCGGTGGAATAAAATGTGACTTTCAAGAGCTGCTTATGCTAAGTGATAACTTGTTGAACTAAAACTTTTTAGCTGCAATTGAGGGTTAATagtgtttcttttcttttgtaaaataattaatgaCTTGATTCTTCTGCtgcaatatatataaactttaattaatgAATTTCTAGATGTTCATCAGGCTACACCATTTTTCGCTGGGCTTGCAGTTGCTGCAGCAGCTCTTGCTGGTAGATATGGAATACAAGCTTGGCAAGCATTTAAGGCAAGACCACCACAACCTAGAATGCGTAAATTTTACGACGGTGGTTTTCAACCTACAATGACAAGAAGAGAAGCCGCGTTGATCCTTGGTGTTCGGTAAGCTTTGTTCCGCATAAATCATTAAGGAAATGATATATTATGAATCTGTTATATATTTGTAATATCTATTTGAGAGttaatattatgattttagattcTTGAGCATACATGAATGACTCATTTATGAACTTTATCCCCTAGAATATTAAGGCAATCATATactttgaatattttatatattggtAATGTCTATCTGAGAGATAATATTATGATCCTCAAGTTTTTGGTGATGGGAGTTCTTATTTGATTACTTCCTAAGTTAATGTTTGAAGTTTCGAAAAATTTTCTGGCATCCGAATCCAACCCTTGTCACTACCTTAGTAAGACCAAAGGGTGATTGAGAACTATGAAGTGAGCCCCAATACATGCatcttcaattaaaattttttttcatatatttgccCAAATATATATGTGGGACACGAGTACTTTAGGGACATGCAGTATAGATTAGGGTTGGGGAAATGAAGAATGAAAGCAAGCATAGATGTTACTTGTGGCATGCATTTCTTTAGTGTTTTCACAGATTTCCATCTTTGTGATGATGTTTCTTTTCTACACCATATGATTTAACAGGGAGAACGCGACAGCGGAGAAGGTGAAGGAACAACATAGGAAAGTAATGGTAGCGAACCATCCAGATGCGGGTGGGAGCCACTACCTGGCCTCGAAAATCAATGAAGCTAAAGATGTGATGCTTGGGAAGACGAAGGGCAGTGGATCTGCATTTTAAATCCAAAATGGCCTTTGCTTTTTATTTTGGGTGTCAAACTTCTAAACCATTTGCCTACTTATATGGAAGCataccaaaatttatttttaatgaaataatattaaaaaaatggtaTGAAAACTGTGGCTTTGCAAAAATATTTAAAGTGGTGTTGTCACACTGAAAAATATGCCGATGTTACGTCAAAATATGGGTGTCGTTgggggaataaaataaaaattaaatgcgGCACCCACTTTCATCTGTAAATACCTCAGTCTTTCATCTAAAACACAAGCTATCAATTTAagaattcaagatcaaacacattgtttttggtgttttaattattatttattttattttatttgtaataatagttatgtttttataatttttagtatttgtTTGTTGATCAGATATTTGAATGCTTTTTATTTAATCTGTTCTTTAATGTTTGTTAGAGCCATGGCTGTTTAAGGCTGATGAATCACTGTTGTGTTTCAACATAACTTGTTCAGATACAGCGATGTTGGTATTTGGACTCGGgcctacatatatatttttaccatatgCAAATGGATTGCATGATGTGTTTCTTTTCATCTTAAATCTCGGTGATCGACATCCCTTATCACATGGGGCTTATTTCGTAATTTATTTGCTCAATTTACTTggataataaatttgaattttgagatTACTTTTggaggtttttttttattatcttggaTTATTATGCACCAAATTGAAgtctaatttgaaaggttgtctcatttagtctataaataggtAGCTTATTCGTATGAATGAATGCTTCGTTTGGAGAGTGTTAGTGCTGATTTTGTTAGTTTATTTGCTGTCGATTTTCTTTGTATTTATGCACTCGGCATTATTTGACAGTGTTAAATATGATTGTAAGTGAGGTATTGGATGAGTAGTTGTAACAAGTTGGGACTAGTTACTAGGGTTGTAATTACTTCTTACACGTGTAAGGGTGGATTGAGTTTTAACAAACAGGTGAACCATTCACTgagtaaagtttgtaaaataggaTCATTTTCGAACTGCGTTAGCAAATGTTGTGTGCTTATAtctatatgttttaaattgttatatattatCCATGcaagtgtttatatatatatatatgccttaaaGACTAAAATGTTGGTATTAtattgttgtatttatttattacatcttTATGTTAGTATTATATTAGttggttgaaatttttatattttatgtttgtta from Gossypium hirsutum isolate 1008001.06 chromosome D04, Gossypium_hirsutum_v2.1, whole genome shotgun sequence encodes:
- the LOC107899445 gene encoding mitochondrial import inner membrane translocase subunit TIM14-1 — encoded protein: MATPFFAGLAVAAAALAGRYGIQAWQAFKARPPQPRMRKFYDGGFQPTMTRREAALILGVRENATAEKVKEQHRKVMVANHPDAGGSHYLASKINEAKDVMLGKTKGSGSAF